In Methanosphaera sp. ISO3-F5, a genomic segment contains:
- a CDS encoding site-2 protease family protein — protein sequence MITFSREEIRDIIIAVIALTILYALSVTRPFGWSMDSLMLFIPISFVAVGIGFILHELGHKVVAQRFGFFSEFRRWDYGLILGLLSIPFGFMIFAPGAVYFGSYGRMVTTEENGKISIAGPIVNIILALFFLALTLTLRPYLSMQNAGMMYVLLLTLVLAFNVNSFLAVFNLLPIPPLDGSKVIQWNLPIYIVTMIIAAVLTYISYTINLF from the coding sequence ATGATAACATTTTCAAGAGAAGAAATTAGAGATATTATCATAGCAGTAATAGCTTTAACAATACTTTATGCATTATCTGTTACAAGACCTTTTGGATGGTCAATGGATAGTTTAATGTTATTTATACCAATTTCATTTGTAGCAGTAGGCATAGGATTTATATTACATGAACTTGGACACAAAGTAGTAGCACAACGATTCGGATTCTTCTCAGAATTTCGTCGATGGGACTATGGTCTGATACTGGGATTATTGTCCATACCCTTTGGTTTCATGATATTTGCTCCTGGAGCAGTATACTTCGGATCTTATGGTAGGATGGTAACAACAGAAGAAAACGGTAAAATATCCATAGCAGGACCAATCGTAAACATAATATTAGCATTATTCTTCTTAGCTTTAACATTAACACTTAGACCATACTTATCAATGCAAAATGCTGGAATGATGTACGTACTATTATTAACATTAGTACTGGCATTTAATGTAAACAGTTTCCTAGCAGTATTTAACCTGCTGCCAATACCACCATTAGATGGATCAAAGGTTATTCAATGGAATTTACCCATATACATTGTTACAATGATAATAGCAGCAGTACTAACATACATATCATATACCATTAATTTATTCTAA
- the nadA gene encoding quinolinate synthase NadA, protein MTNEIIKEIENLKQEKNAIILAHNYQPKEIQEIADFVGDSLELCIKASNVDDTDMIIFCGVNFMAETAAILNPDKKVLLPDNRANCQMADMISLEELQEAKRQHPDSEVVLYVNSRAETKSEATIVCTSANAGKIVSSLDGDDFIFAPDHNLGTYSAKESGKEAIIVPEDGHCYVHTMFKPEDIEEARKKHPDAKIVVHPECNDDVRVLADYVESTGGMVRLAKDPEIKELVVGTEIDLATRLKRENPDKEFYPLRRDAFCLTMKLITLEKVRDALKEEKYEVTVDEDIADKARVGIQRMLDLS, encoded by the coding sequence ATGACTAATGAAATTATAAAGGAAATTGAAAATCTTAAACAAGAAAAAAATGCTATAATATTGGCACATAATTATCAACCAAAAGAGATACAGGAAATTGCAGACTTTGTAGGAGATTCTTTGGAATTATGTATTAAAGCTAGTAATGTTGATGACACAGATATGATAATATTCTGTGGTGTTAATTTTATGGCAGAAACTGCTGCAATATTGAATCCAGACAAGAAAGTTTTATTACCAGATAATAGGGCAAATTGTCAGATGGCAGATATGATTTCATTAGAAGAACTTCAAGAAGCAAAAAGACAACACCCAGATAGTGAAGTTGTGTTATATGTTAATAGTAGGGCAGAAACCAAGAGTGAAGCTACAATAGTTTGTACTTCAGCAAATGCGGGTAAAATTGTTTCATCATTAGATGGTGATGATTTCATATTTGCTCCGGATCATAATCTTGGAACATACTCTGCTAAAGAATCAGGTAAAGAAGCTATTATAGTTCCAGAGGATGGGCATTGTTATGTACATACAATGTTTAAACCAGAGGATATTGAAGAAGCTAGGAAAAAACATCCTGATGCTAAGATTGTTGTTCATCCAGAATGTAATGATGATGTAAGAGTTCTTGCAGATTATGTTGAAAGTACTGGTGGAATGGTAAGACTTGCTAAGGATCCTGAAATTAAGGAGTTAGTTGTTGGTACTGAGATAGATCTTGCTACCAGACTTAAACGAGAAAACCCTGATAAGGAATTTTATCCTTTAAGACGTGACGCATTTTGTCTTACTATGAAACTTATTACTCTTGAAAAGGTTAGGGATGCACTTAAAGAAGAAAAGTATGAAGTTACTGTTGATGAGGATATTGCTGATAAGGCTCGTGTTGGAATTCAGAGAATGTTAGATTTATCCTAA
- a CDS encoding MTAP family purine nucleoside phosphorylase, protein MIGIIGGTGTSSLKETYPLIREEMIDTKYGKAPLISILEIDNKEVAYIPRHSEGHSVPPHKINYRANIEALNIIGVKQVYATNSVGSLDTNIMPGDLLIPDNFIDFTHSRVSTFFDEEVVHIDCTEPYCENLRQTLIKSGEVHPYGIYIATEGPRFETGAEIQFYKLIGGKVVGMTGVPEVVLAKEKQMCYSSICAVTNYAASISPHKLTTTEVIDAMKDCEEKLIKIITKSIKNTNENLICECQNTLNDAII, encoded by the coding sequence ATGATCGGCATTATTGGTGGAACTGGTACCAGCTCATTAAAAGAAACATATCCTCTGATAAGAGAGGAAATGATTGACACAAAATATGGAAAAGCTCCGCTTATCAGTATTCTGGAAATTGATAATAAAGAAGTTGCTTACATTCCACGCCATAGTGAGGGTCATAGTGTACCCCCACACAAAATTAATTACAGAGCAAACATTGAAGCATTAAACATTATTGGAGTAAAACAAGTTTATGCCACAAACTCAGTGGGTTCTCTTGATACCAACATCATGCCAGGTGACTTGTTAATTCCAGACAATTTCATAGATTTTACACATAGCAGAGTGTCAACATTCTTTGACGAGGAAGTTGTACATATTGACTGCACGGAACCATACTGTGAAAACTTAAGACAAACATTAATAAAATCTGGTGAAGTTCATCCATATGGAATTTATATTGCTACTGAAGGTCCACGATTTGAAACAGGCGCAGAAATACAATTCTATAAATTGATTGGTGGTAAAGTTGTAGGAATGACTGGCGTACCTGAAGTGGTTCTAGCAAAAGAAAAGCAGATGTGCTATAGTAGCATTTGTGCTGTTACTAACTATGCTGCATCAATATCCCCACATAAGTTAACCACTACAGAAGTTATTGATGCGATGAAGGATTGTGAAGAAAAACTAATCAAGATAATTACAAAAAGCATTAAAAATACTAATGAAAATTTGATTTGTGAATGTCAAAATACTTTAAATGATGCAATAATCTAA
- a CDS encoding RtcB family protein: MVGKQDLEKIRDGVYEIPSSARKDMRVPARIYLDDESAKTIEDSAINQVANVACLEGIQKRSIGLPDIHFGYGFSIGGVGAFAENNGVISPGGVGFDINCGVRLIKTNLTEEDVKPHMQELVDELFKKIPSGLGSNGIKHLKESEIDEVLLNGATWAIENEYGWEEDLKFLEENGCMKGADPDAVSTKAKRRGIPQLGSLGSGNHFLEIQSVNNIYDEDTAKNYGLEKDQVVILIHTGSRGCGYQICADNLREMDKTAKRLKMNLPDRQLACAPIDSDEAQKYLHAMAAGANYAWTNRQMIQHWTRETFENIFKKDADSLGMHVLYDVAHNIVKRERHKVGKLTKTVYVHRKGATRSFGPGQKEIPQEYRDYGQPVLIPGTMGTCSYVLAGTENAMNETFGSTAHGAGRVLSRSGAKREFSPEEIQKQLREKGIILKANSQPVIAEEAPNAYKDVDAVVKTADQAGISKLVAQMKPLGVIKG; encoded by the coding sequence ATGGTAGGTAAGCAAGATTTAGAAAAAATAAGAGATGGAGTATATGAAATTCCATCATCTGCCAGAAAAGATATGAGAGTACCAGCTCGTATATACTTAGATGATGAATCCGCAAAAACAATAGAAGACAGTGCAATAAACCAAGTAGCAAATGTAGCCTGTCTTGAAGGAATACAGAAAAGATCAATAGGATTACCAGACATACACTTCGGATACGGATTCAGTATAGGAGGAGTAGGAGCATTTGCAGAAAACAATGGAGTAATAAGTCCCGGCGGAGTAGGATTTGATATTAACTGTGGAGTAAGACTTATAAAAACAAACCTCACAGAAGAAGATGTTAAACCACACATGCAGGAATTAGTTGATGAACTGTTCAAGAAAATACCATCCGGATTAGGAAGTAACGGAATAAAACATTTAAAAGAATCAGAAATTGATGAAGTATTACTTAATGGTGCAACATGGGCCATAGAAAACGAATACGGATGGGAAGAAGACCTTAAATTCCTTGAAGAAAATGGTTGCATGAAAGGAGCAGACCCTGATGCAGTCAGTACAAAAGCAAAAAGAAGAGGAATACCACAACTAGGATCACTAGGTAGTGGAAACCACTTCCTAGAAATCCAATCAGTTAATAACATCTACGATGAAGACACAGCAAAAAATTATGGACTGGAAAAAGATCAAGTTGTAATCCTAATTCACACAGGTTCAAGAGGATGTGGTTACCAAATCTGTGCAGATAACCTGAGAGAAATGGATAAAACCGCAAAAAGATTAAAAATGAACCTACCAGACAGACAACTAGCCTGTGCACCAATAGATTCTGATGAAGCACAAAAATATTTACATGCAATGGCCGCAGGTGCAAACTATGCTTGGACAAACAGACAAATGATTCAACATTGGACAAGAGAAACATTCGAAAACATATTCAAAAAAGATGCAGACAGTCTAGGAATGCACGTACTATATGATGTTGCCCATAACATAGTAAAAAGAGAAAGACATAAAGTAGGCAAACTCACAAAAACAGTTTATGTTCACAGAAAAGGAGCAACACGTTCATTCGGTCCGGGACAAAAAGAAATCCCACAAGAATATCGTGACTATGGTCAACCAGTACTTATACCAGGAACTATGGGTACTTGTTCATACGTTTTAGCAGGTACAGAAAATGCAATGAATGAAACATTTGGTTCAACAGCACATGGTGCAGGTCGTGTACTAAGCAGATCTGGTGCAAAACGTGAATTTTCACCGGAAGAAATACAGAAACAATTAAGAGAAAAAGGAATTATTCTTAAAGCAAATTCACAGCCAGTTATAGCAGAAGAAGCACCTAATGCATATAAAGATGTTGATGCTGTTGTTAAAACTGCTGACCAAGCAGGCATTAGTAAACTTGTAGCACAAATGAAACCTTTAGGTGTAATTAAGGGGTAA
- a CDS encoding archease produces MTNKFKYFDTTADIGIKVTSNNIEKAFENSALATLNLITDIEKIKPEITKKITLTSEDEYGLLYDWITELLILLDSENFMASQYNIKITEKENEYLLTGKIMGDTYDTTIYNYKTEVKAITYHEMNIEKKEDQIKIKFIVDL; encoded by the coding sequence ATGACAAACAAATTCAAATATTTTGATACAACAGCAGATATAGGAATCAAAGTAACATCCAACAATATAGAAAAAGCATTCGAAAACTCAGCATTAGCTACATTAAATTTAATAACAGACATAGAGAAGATTAAGCCAGAAATAACAAAAAAGATTACATTAACATCCGAGGACGAATATGGATTATTATATGATTGGATAACCGAACTACTAATATTATTAGATAGTGAAAATTTCATGGCATCACAATATAATATAAAAATTACAGAAAAAGAAAACGAATATTTACTAACAGGCAAAATAATGGGAGATACCTATGACACCACAATATACAATTATAAAACAGAAGTTAAAGCCATAACCTATCATGAAATGAACATAGAAAAAAAAGAAGACCAGATAAAAATTAAGTTCATCGTGGATTTATAA
- a CDS encoding ORC1-type DNA replication protein translates to MDNLNDILMYDETIFQDMTVFNSDYLPENFKLREPQMREMALSLRPALMKGKPINNLILGPPATGKTTSIKKLFEMAESDCDDEIICVYVNCQLHSTKFDIFSQIHKKVVGHTPPETGVPFARVYNNIMNELYDSEKALIVALDDINHLFHGNLISEIFYDILRAHESFNGVRTGIFAVLSDIDFRYILDKNVGSIFNATEINFKPYDYSETFNILKERANLGFFPDVIEDSLLERITDFTMEYGDLRLGIDLLRMSGNNAEMNASRIISGEDVDKAIESASSISLGYILDTLSSNEKNLLKFISRVNEKEITSGDLYKLYNRENKIGYTSYNRLINKLEFLRLIDTNYTGSGNKGNSRYITLRFDTKEIKDNL, encoded by the coding sequence GTGGATAATTTAAATGATATTTTAATGTATGATGAAACAATTTTTCAGGATATGACTGTTTTTAATTCAGATTATCTTCCTGAAAATTTTAAGTTAAGAGAGCCACAGATGAGAGAAATGGCTTTATCTTTAAGGCCTGCTTTAATGAAGGGAAAACCTATTAATAATCTTATTTTAGGTCCTCCTGCTACTGGTAAAACTACTTCTATTAAGAAGTTGTTTGAGATGGCTGAGAGTGATTGTGATGATGAGATTATATGTGTGTATGTGAATTGTCAGTTGCATTCGACTAAGTTTGATATTTTTTCTCAGATTCATAAGAAAGTTGTTGGTCATACTCCTCCTGAGACTGGTGTTCCTTTTGCAAGAGTATATAATAATATTATGAATGAATTGTATGATTCTGAAAAGGCTTTGATTGTTGCATTGGATGATATTAATCATTTGTTTCATGGAAATTTGATTAGTGAAATTTTTTATGATATTTTAAGGGCTCATGAGTCTTTTAATGGTGTTCGTACGGGAATTTTTGCTGTTTTATCTGATATTGATTTCAGGTATATTTTGGATAAGAATGTTGGTTCCATTTTTAATGCTACTGAGATTAATTTTAAACCGTATGATTATAGTGAAACTTTTAATATTCTTAAAGAAAGAGCTAATCTTGGTTTCTTCCCTGATGTTATTGAGGATAGTTTATTGGAGAGGATTACTGATTTTACTATGGAGTATGGTGATCTTCGTTTAGGTATTGATTTGCTTCGTATGAGTGGTAATAATGCTGAGATGAATGCTTCTCGCATAATTTCTGGGGAAGATGTTGATAAGGCTATTGAGTCTGCCAGTAGTATTAGTTTAGGTTATATTTTAGATACTCTTTCTTCTAATGAGAAGAATCTTCTTAAGTTTATTAGTAGAGTTAATGAGAAAGAGATTACTTCTGGTGATTTGTATAAGTTATATAATCGTGAAAATAAGATAGGTTATACATCTTATAATAGGCTTATTAATAAGTTGGAATTTTTACGTTTGATTGATACTAATTATACTGGTTCAGGTAATAAGGGTAATTCCCGATATATTACTTTACGTTTTGATACTAAGGAGATTAAAGATAATCTTTAG
- a CDS encoding UbiA family prenyltransferase, whose product MNPYIEILRVGNAVMALIAVVLMAIIGKTFSFGIVLGAISVFLATGAGNTINDYCDYEIDKINKPDRPIPSGKIKLEHALYYSLILFVIATILGFFISFENGVTVIICSLLMIVYAYDFKQRCLIGNVTVALLTGLTFVYGGLITRDVNLGIFLGFFAFLMTLSREIIKDTEDVEGDLEEDARTLPIVYGSRNAVMLAVVLNILTCLLSPVLYIYNVFSVVYLVIVLVADIIFIYSAVLALKNQEKENMHRVSKLMKIGMFVAFISFAVGSII is encoded by the coding sequence ATGAATCCGTACATTGAAATTTTGCGTGTTGGTAATGCTGTGATGGCTTTGATTGCTGTGGTTCTGATGGCAATTATTGGAAAAACTTTTTCTTTCGGAATTGTTTTAGGAGCTATTAGCGTATTTTTGGCTACTGGAGCAGGTAACACGATTAATGATTATTGTGATTATGAAATTGATAAGATTAACAAGCCTGATAGGCCAATACCTTCTGGTAAGATTAAACTAGAACATGCATTGTATTATAGTTTAATACTTTTTGTTATTGCAACAATTCTTGGTTTCTTTATTTCCTTTGAAAATGGGGTTACTGTTATTATCTGTTCATTGTTAATGATAGTTTATGCTTATGATTTTAAGCAGAGGTGTCTTATTGGAAATGTTACTGTTGCTTTGCTTACTGGTTTAACCTTTGTTTATGGTGGGCTTATTACAAGGGATGTTAACTTAGGTATCTTTTTAGGTTTCTTTGCTTTTCTTATGACTTTGTCTCGTGAGATTATTAAGGATACAGAGGATGTTGAGGGAGATCTTGAGGAGGATGCTCGTACTTTACCTATTGTGTATGGTTCAAGAAATGCAGTTATGTTAGCTGTTGTACTAAATATATTGACTTGTTTGCTTAGTCCAGTATTATATATTTATAATGTGTTTAGTGTTGTGTATCTTGTAATAGTTTTAGTTGCTGATATAATATTCATTTATTCTGCTGTGCTTGCATTGAAAAATCAGGAAAAAGAGAATATGCATAGAGTTTCAAAACTTATGAAGATTGGGATGTTTGTTGCATTCATATCTTTTGCGGTGGGCAGTATAATATAA